The stretch of DNA CTAATAGCAACAGGtaacagaaattgtttttctttttatgataGAAGTGGGAGAGGTTGGGAGCAACCGTCCACTTAATCTCAATTGTTCATGTGTCAACTGCATTTCTGTCCTAACCAAGAGATTTTGTTTGGTAGCCAACACTGGGATTTAGGAACATCCATGACTTAAAAGTCTCAAAATAAGCATCAGCAGGTTAATCTCCACATATAATGAAGCCTCTAAATACAAAATACTCCAACCTGATATTGCTTAAGTACTTAGGAATCTGGGTTGTGAATGCTGATGCCACCAGGCTTTAGTGCAAAGTCCACTGTAAATGCTGGCAGATGCCTGTGAGTAACAGAAATCCCATCTTTGCCTAAAAAGGTGCATGAAAAGGGACAGCAAGATGCTGAATACAAATAACACAGAGAAGATGGGAAGCTGCTTGGCAAACTAAGTTATTTTGGTGGGCACATTCCCCTGCCAGGCAATGTTGGATGTTAATTTCAACCAAAAAGTGGCAGAAATTGTAAGTGACACATAAACAagcttttgggaaaaaacaatcCAGCAAAAAGACAATTCTGTGAAGTTTTACTGTTCAGGAACCAAATAAAATGGAACAAGCAATCTTCACTAACCCCCTGAGGTTTGCCAGGTTAAAGGCGCTCTGCCGCCAGGGCACCATGCCATCAACAGAACCGTGCCCACTACAACCAGGGGAGACAGCAACCAGAACTCTCTTTCACAAGCCTTTTGTAAGTTATTGAAGCACTTTCAGAGAAAGTTCCATCTTACTTACCCCCAACCACAAACAAACTTTATCTGTAGGAGGAACTGAAGCTTTGCAGTAGAGATTATCTGCCAATAAAAATCTGGTTTCCATTGGATGTGTAGAATCCTTGAGACAAAAGATAAAATTTACAATTACTATTTTCACTGGAAACATGTTAATGACATAAAATTTAGAATAAAGAGCacacttttcctgctttctgccaCTGATACCGTATTAACTTGTGTGGAATTCTATGTAACTTTACTTCAACATTAAAGTTAGAGCTCCaagaataatgcatttttaaaatatatatttaaaagcaaTACAGAAATCTCTATAAAGAATGGAGATGAAGTCAAAGCTTAGCTGCAATCTATACActattaaaaatgaagtttgcAATATAAACATTAACTTTTTTGAACTAGCTTTCCAAAAGTACTACATACctttaaaaacaattcttttatttataaaggCATATTAAGTGTGCTCTCCAAAACATTTCTTGCAATGTGTTCTGTTAGGGTGGAAAGGTAGTTAGCTTTTCTCATACTCATTAgatattcaaaataatttacctttttcttctgcatgtgttttaaaatttctaatgTCTGTTTAATTTCAGGAATCTGACTTTTTAGCCTGTGAATTAACAACAGtcataatttattattttacagaGACACAAAGTTTCCTAAGCAATGATCAGTTTTATTATACAGTCCACCctccattttaaaacatgttaacaGTTTTTTCCAGCTTACAAATGCAGGTTTGAAAGACATGGCATGTAaaggcagctcagctccagcttcaCCTGCCCCTCACCACACTGAGGCTCGCTGGCTTTGGAAGCACAGCAATCCATTCAGCTTCACATCAGAACAACACACAGTAACACATCCCCTTTTACTAAAATGGTACATTTTGCATATTTGTTATCTCCCAGAGGACAGGGAAACCTCAGCAGAAATATAGGTTGAAACCACTTCAAGTAAAACAGAACAAGTGTTTCTGCTGTGGTTCATGGACTATTCTGACAGTGGGAGCTACAGGACTCTGCACTGCTCAAGCAAAAGCTCTCCAGAGCTGAGGGCATCACTCTCCCTGACAGCCCTGGTAGAGGCGCTGGGATTCCCAGGACCTTCATGGCCACtagatttattatttaaaaaaacacagaactgtgCTAAACATTTCCCAATTCTGCAAAAATTACAACTTACCTCCTCTTCTTTTGAGCAAGATTAAGTTCCAGAAATTTATACTTCTGATACTGCTCATCCAACTTCTTAAGAACTACATCTGCTGTCTCATTTCCAGGCTGTTTCATAAAAGAATCTACATCTTCCTTTAAGGAGAGAAAGAAACCCTCAGTGTTACAGGAGTTTTATGGAAATCCTAGACACAGACATGCTATCATCTTACTTCAGCTACATCTAGAGGGGGTTTGAAAcgtaaacttttttttttctggactggagtataaaagcattttgtttcttttcttagtCATCTCTTCATTTCCCCCTCTCTGCTGTTTTTGGTAGGGAACAAGGGATAGGTGCAAGGATTATTTCATAACCATATTTGTGAGTACGTGGTTAGTGGTGCTTTCAGTCCTGGGTGATGTCAAGTGACACCTTATGGGGTGGGTATCCATGGAGCATGGCTAAAACATGGATTTCCTACCTGTAAAGCAGGGATAATGCTTCTCTGTGGCTAACCAGACTATGAACTTTTTTGGACAAAACTGATGAAGGAAAAGAGCAGCCTGATCAAGACTGTTGTGGCAGAGAAATATGCAAAGGGGGGAAAACTGAGGTATCTGCTGAGACAGACACTGTGGAAGTGAACAGCCTGGTTTCAAAAGCTCCTTCTATAGTTAGCAGGAAGCCACAGAAACCTCTAGAGAACAACTCCAGCCAGTCCTACCATCAACTGACAGTGagagccacagggctggcaggaaaaGCTGCCAGAGAAGAAAGGCCTGCACTGGCAAGGATGTCAGCCTTGGCATGTTCCTCCTTCAGAATCCCAGGAAGCAGCTCATCTGCTGGAGGACAATGTTCCCAGCCTCTGAAAGGTACATCAGGCTAGGATCAATCAAATGGCCTCGCCACCATTTCCACACATAATTCCTGGTGACCCCCCTCCCCACTGAGGTAATTCTGCCCTTGTCTACACAAGTAAAACTGAAGTATAACCTGATGGAAGCCCTACCACAGTCCTCTTCAGCTCCTCCTTTTGAACTTGGTGTCTCCATTCTAGAAGTTTCACACCAGAAAAAGACTGTAATATGTTACTAAAGTGATATCagacatggagctgctccctctcaTTATGATGCCTTAACTCCCTTGGCTAAAGAAACTTACTAGGAAATTACTGAATCTGGTAAGAAGTCCCTGCCTTCTTTATCATTAAGGAAATCTGTAGCAGAACATGAACTCaacctgcagcaggcagcactgtCCAGGTGGTAGATCCAAACTCAAGAGACCACGCCTCAGACTGCCTGAAAAATGCCTCAAGCTACCTCACAGTCCAGGAAGCATTCCACCTGGGGCAGAAGGCAAAAGCAggtgggcagcagctccccccacaccctgcctggcatccagctctgcctcagctccGGTCTGTGCACATGGACAGGACACAATCCATGCCTTCCTGAAACAAAGATGCTGAGAGGTGAATCCAGAAGTAAATCCAGGCCCTGTATATACTGGTGATCTCCTTCAACTGCATAATGTCCCAGTTCAAGGTAAGCTCAGATTTACTCCCAAGGTTTTCCAGCTGAGGCTTCCAAGCCTGCTGGTCAGACTCTTGTCTCACCTCCCCATCTGCAAGGCTGAGGCACAGTCACTTTTTTAGGCTTGACCAGAACATCTGAGGCACAGCTGGCTGTCAAAGCCATTAGGATCCCCACTTTGTGGTATATTccacagcacctccagcacagAATTCTTAAAACTTACAGGTTCTGCAAAAGCCTGCCAAGAACTCATCTACATctcttcaggaagaaaattcacTGGCAAAGCATCATTTTGCAAACTTCACACCAAGCCACAGGAATGTTCTGTAGAAGCCATGAAATGCAGCAGGATAGCACATTCCCACGTGTCCCTACAGTTCTCTTCAGAGTTATGACCCAAATAAACAGCTGCAGGCACTCACTCTGCAGAGAGCTCCATCACCTGGGGGCATGTGCAGAGAACATGACAAGAGACACGTATTTGCAGACCTGCATCCTCACACCTGCTGAAGAAGGCAGAACAAAGAAGgcattttatttggaaatgtttGGGCAACAGCTCAAAACCACCACAGCTGAAAGTTCTGTTAGGAGAGTCTGTTACCCAGCAAAACCCTGAGTCTCAACATTACTTGAAACCTGGAGTGGGACAAGAATTAACAGAACAAGTACCTCAGAGAAGATATGAGCCACAAATTGTGTGAAGAGCCTCTACCGAACCAAGACACTTACAGAAAACCTCTGTGATGACTAGAATCACAGTAAAACCTGCCCAAGCAGCATGTGGGGGGATACACCAAGCAAGAGATCAGCaagtatttaaatgtttttgaaatagaaacctgttttctgaaataaaaaaagctctAGTAAAACCTACCCTCAAGACAGTAGAGCAGAATATCATTGCAACTTCTCAGTGCAGGCTTATTTTGAATAAAAGTCTATCTTAACATCTACATCCAAGTGCTCTATGATCACCACTGAAGATCTCTTCTGCACACACCTGCAGAACAGGCGCACCTGCAGATCACAGCACCCCTCAAAACTGAGAACTAGGAAGCTTCCAAGATGTTTAGATCCAGAGTTTATGAAGATCCATAAAGCAATGAAGAACTTTAGAGAAGCACAGGACTAAGGCACAGCCCCAGAACTCTTGGAGCCACATGATACAGCATGCAAGATGCTTCAGACACAGGTACCAAAAGGGAACTACATGGAACCAAACACAACAGCTACAAAGGCAGCCACCAGCATGGAATGTGACAGATGCCCTTAAAGTGTTCCCTGAGGCTGTTTAAGTCCTGCCTCCTGCCAAGGTGGCCACCTGCACTGCAGAGTCAGCACAGACCACAAGTTCTCTGCCAGTATCAGTGAGGTCTCACAGGGGAGCTGAAGACAGGGCCCTTCCCCTTCACTTTCATCTATGCTGGTCTCCATGAAGTTAGCTGGAACCAGCAATGGTTTTACAGCACAGTAAGGATTTGCCAGACCCTAATTAATGTTACAAAACCTTAAAGGAGGAACTGGATCACTGAATAATAGTACAGTAAATGCACTGTACATGTCTAGTCAGGCCCTATGCCCAGACAAAACACATCAGCAGTACAAGCACTACATCCAGAAACCCAAAATGCAAGACAAACCGATTTATTTCTATAAAAGCAATTGTATCAGATGGGGCAGACATCCAACACTTCCCAAAATTACCAAGCCAGCTAGGTACAGCCATTCCGATCAATAACTATGGATTAAAGGAAATAGAACAGCAATCAAGACTGAGTACCAAGAGTGAGCTCACAGCTGAAAGTGAACGACAGATGACTGTGAGATTATATCACTGCATAAGTCACTGATTCCTGCTTTTCAACGGCTCAACAGAATCATCAAACGCTCGGTATATCAGTTTTTAAAGGTAGGCAAACAAGTTCGGCCTGTTTTCCAGAAGATACACATTTACTGGTTTTTAAGAACACATGGGCGCTTCTGAAGAGTGAAACTTCTCAGCAGTGTAAGAGAGGAAGATACATGGAAAGGTGCTTGGAGCACAGCACGATACCCGCGGAGCAGGAGCGGCAGGGCGTGCTCCGTCCAGCGTGTGCCAGGAGCTCTCACAACACGCTGCTCACTGCCCGACTCTGGCAGTGCAATAACGCCAAGCTGCTGAACACGGGGAGGGAGTTTCTTGTAAGGTGAAGCGCCAGGTCGGGATCGAAACAGGGCAACGCACCTGGGAAAAGGCCCAGGACTGAAGCCGTAAAAGGCCTCCGCCATCTGCGCCCCTGGAGGTGCCGCCTCATGGGGCCGGGCCCGGCTGGCGGAACCAGACCCCACTGCTCGGCCCCACTCCCCGTGAACGCCGCCTCGGGGATGCCCGGTCCCACTCCCCATGAACGCCGCCTCGGGGATGCCCGGCCCCACTCCCCAGGAACACCACCTCGGGGTTGCCCAGCCCCGCTCGCTAGCCCCACGCACCACGAACGCCGCCTCAGGGATGCCGAGCGGGCCGCGCTTcccagccgccgccgcctcgTTGCCTCCGGCCGCCGCCATTTGGGAACGGACTGTGCATGCGCGGCGTGCGCCGGGACGCAGAGGCCGCGCGTGTCACGTCACGCCGTGCGTCATCACGTCAGTGCCGCGCTTGCTGACGTCAGCGCGGAGCGGGGCGCGAGGCGGGGCGAGCGATGGCAGCCCCGGGCACCGCCATGGGCCcgtgaggatgaggagggcggggaggaggggaaggctCTGGCAGCGGGGCTTCCCTGGCGTAGCGGCGGCTGCGGGGACCTGGCTTGCCGTGGCCCGGGAAAGAGATGTCGCTTACCCCACCCTCTGCTTCTGCCTACGGAGGAAGCGCCCTTGTTTCTAAAcgcagctgctctgcctttcccacaACGTGGATGACAAGCCAAATAAAGCAAACAGGAGCAATGCCTTTAAGAATTTGCATTTCGAAAAGATCAGCGCTAACGCGTGCCCTGCATtcacagcagaagctgctccccGCCGCTCTCGTTCGCAGTCAGTTGTGGAAGTGCTGCCGGTGCCGGGAGGGCCGGAGCGGCCCTGGagccacagctcagtgctgctgctgctccagcacctaCAGGGAGCAGTGAGCTAGCGAGTAGTCCAAGCTCACAACTGAAAACAGATCTCTGAAGcctaaagaaacaaaaatataactACTAAAAAGAGAATGTTCTGATTTACAAagaaggaggagctgcagcagccacactgCCTTAGCCCGTCGCAGGCTCTCCACcctgcagtggtgctgctggggaatGAAGCCAGCTCTAGGCAAACTCAACCGAACTCCATCGcactggagccttctcttctccagtgTAAACACAGGGGAGGAACAAGCCAGTTAAGCATCCTAATTCAGCCATGTCGTGTCAACACTACAGAAAGCCTTAAGAACACAAAAAATGATCACACACGTTGCATATgccaaagtttatttttttccaaaatttgtttCATCAAATATGCGGATATGagcagtcttttaaaaaatgaacaatttgCATATTAACAAATTGTGAAATTCCACAATTAAAATATCAACACAGCCAGTCTTGTGCTTaggcttattaaaaaaaaaaatcatagaacaTAAAtccttagatttttttttccagtttgtggCTAGTATATTTTCCACACATTCTGCATTCTTATAAAATGAAGAAACTCACATAAAGGAACAGCTGTACAAGAATacatctgaaaaaaagcaaCCTAAATTATCATAGctccttttaaataaatatccaATAAAAGGCACAAACTTGTTATGGGGGAAAACATAACATACAAAACAAGacctattaaataaataaagtgtgGGTTGGGGTGAAGGACCTCTGTTCCAGCACCTATTTTTTCATTGCTCCAAGATGAGATTCCAGCCAAACATTTGGTAAAGGATTAAGCTTAATCACAAGGATACAAATCTGAGATACACTGAAAGACTTGACGTTACAATTCCTGTTGTAACTGTACCAGTTACTACAATCTCTTTAAATAAATGACCATGAGAATCTGCATAAAGTAGTGATGCAGCAATGTACAGATCAATGACAAGTTAGATACATCTTCAGAGTCATAGCAACAGGTTTTCTATATTCTATCAGTAATGTATAAATGATAACATGTACAGTTTCCATTGCTCAAAAATATAATCTTTTCAATGGAAATAAATGACTGATACAGTGCCTTTAGATGTTATCCTTACAATACAAACTACCCCAAACAAAGTTTCCTTTTTATGTACAAATTAAGCACCGATCCACAGTGCATACTATTCTATTTGTaaccccctgtccctgccacacATCAAAATATCCAGCTGGGGATAGATACACCCTGTATTCAATCTTGTAGTCAgaagttttgttgttgttactttcatgtgtgtggtttttgctgttggttttgtttgtttcttaaacAAAAGTCCATTTGTTATTTTACCTACAAATATTCCACCACTATGTGcacagaagagatttttctaGTACACATGtccaaattttattaaaaaaaaaaatcagtaacttCTTGGAGGCAAAGTCAAACTATATCTAGAGAACATTAGAAAACCCCAGTTATTTTTAGAGAGGTACATGTTCAAGTCCAAGAGGCCTCACACAATCCACCTTTCCAAAGTCCCTCAGAAGTCATCCTATGGCGTACTCCATGACAGCCTGCCTGTAGCAGCAGCAAGTCCCAACAGCGAGGCTCAAGTGACCCACTATAGTACAATAATGCAAAGTATACAGCATACATCAAAGTCTTCCTCCTTATTCAGACAAACACAGAGAGATATCTTAGTTATCAGCTTCCTGAAGTATTCAGAACATGATTCTGATCCAATGAGTTGGAAGGAAAGTCATATTTATATACATGTCTCTTCACTTATCACAACTACTGTTGGCAGCTTCTGCAGGCTGGTACAGTCACCCTCAAGAGCAACCTTGGTGTTCaaagtggggatttttttgtggggaaTAGCCATAAAAGCCTTGACAGCATCCTAAGTCCTTGGTTTTCACTTCTCCTGTGTGTTATTTAAACACATACTCTGCCATTGTATGTGTTCCAATACATGCACAAGGAAGAGGTGGGCAAAACCCAGTCCTGTGCACCAGTGTGCAGAGAGAAGGTACAAAGCAATCTTTGCTTCACAAGGATCAAGCTGAAAGTTGTGTTTCAAAGCATCAAAAGAAGGTAGGTTTTAAAACATACATTGTggctgtttctccttttttaataCTAATAAAATTGGTATCAGACAGCTTTGCTACAAGAAAGCAGACCAAAAGAACCATTAAAAGATCCAAAGTAAATCAGAAGTAGTGCAAGCTATTATCCAGAACTAAATCAGTTGCTGAGCCAGGTATATTCCAGATATTCAGAATGCTCtgaaataaagttaaaataaatatatactgCTTGCCAGgcatttatttgcatattttattaaaataatgtgttATTACTTAGACAACTCAGTATAAGAAAGAGACCCAACAGCTTACAGTGCTGAGAACTGCCTGCTTGTAGCACTCTCACTTCTGCCATTAATGCCCAGACATTCGTAACTACATGGACTGATCTAATTTAACACAAGACTTGTGATTACTGAATGAATCTATGGAATTCACTACTTCTTAAATAAACAGTCCTCTCAACACAATGACTCATTCTAAATGGCATCTATTCCCTCATCATGTGGAGGGCAACTATAGGCACTGAAGAACTCATTGGCTTAAAATTGTACAATTGTTCAATCCAATAAAGGTGGATTAAAGCTTGAAGCCCTTTGTAATTCAAACTTGAACATTAAACTACCATATACTGGTCCAAATTCTTTCAAAATCAATATACATCAAGGAACACTGAGTTTTAAATTTCCACAAGGTttcattttccaggaaattAGCAGTTACAAATTTCAAGGTGTGGGGAgaagagttttattttgttcctttagTATTGATTCATTGGGCAAAGAATTTACCATAGAGTCAATAAATACTACTTTTGCACTCTTTGGACAGAATTAAGCATTTGGAAAAATAGAAGGGCTGTTCTCACTCTGAGGAATGTGCCTAATTTAGAAGTTCTCTACAGGAGAGTTTGACAAGATTCTCAGGCCTAGCTGAATTTATGGTGAGAGTGAGAGATACTTCTGCAATTACAGACTCTCCAAAGGATAAAAGACATACTACGCTGGAGgtctatttattttaacaatagAAAACTCAGCTTTAATATTAATCATTATTAGAAGCAATTTTACAGCAGAGCTTTTAATTGGATTTTGCCTCAAAACTTCCGGAGGAAAGGTTCCCACTTCTATCTACTTAATTATAACaattggattttttaatgcTACCACTTTTTATCAGTGAAAAATACAAGATAAGGCATTTTCATAGCCAATCTCAGTTCTGTAGGAAGATTCTTAGGTACAAAATATGTCCCAGAAGTCTGTACACATCTGACCCATTGTGAACAGCAATACTTATAAATTAGTTGTCTTTAAAGGTTTTCCTCTTGAAAAGAGTCTGGATTTCTTAATGTAGCATTTTTACCTTGAAATtactacagaagaaaaagattacTGCAGCATCAACAAAACAACTATCTAAAAGTTTACACATatttacacatttaaaaataattctttttataTTGTTTACAACTAGGTTCTTATTTCAAAAAAGAAGCACAAGCTATTCTCTACAGCTGGATAATTTCAAAATAGGTGCCAGTTCACAATTGTCAGCATGATTGCAAGGTTTGACCTAATGGACTTTACAAAGAAGAATTGGTTCTCTTGCCTCTACTACAGTTATCAACAAGACTCTCAGACTGCTCCCACGTGCGGTGTCTGGGGCCCTGGCAAACATTGGCTCCCAAGGTCGCTCTTCCCTGAGCCCATGGTGGGAGATGCCACCTGCAGAGAAGGTACCTATGGAAGTGCAGGTGCTGGCACCTCTTGGAGGCTGCATGAGCTATTCTAGATCACACTCATTCCCCCCTACTCAATCACAGACTTGCAGCCTTGCAGCTGCTTTTTTTACTTAGCCCTGTAATACTGACATGGAGCAATTTATTACTTTTACTAGATCTAACTATGCAATACGTGTCTTGTTGATTCTCAGCAGTTCAAACTCACATTATAAAGCTTGCAAATTACTATAAGCTATTCTAATGTGAAAAAGCTGTCTGATTTCACACAATGTTGGCCTTATGAAAATGCAAGCATTGCTCTATCAGAGTATttattaaaacacaattttattGCTCAACTTGATTTCGTGTTGTGTCTTGGTTACAACAGCCACAGaatttatgaataaaataaatagctttGACTTCCTCAGTCAATTCCTAAGGTAATCCACTGATGATTAAGGTTGTAGAGCAATCATGTAACCTTCTCCTTGATTTTGAACACCATGCACCTTTGAATCAACctcaataaaaatacagttttgtgCTGAGCagttaacaaaaaataaaaatcaggaaacaAACATGACTTCACACTGCAGTGACTGTTATAAACAAGAAACTCTAAAGCATTGCAGTTCAAAATAATATTGTATTATACAGGGAATAAACAGTTTCCCTGTTCAGGAATACATCATGGAAAGATTGAAATTCagtcttttcattttttaccaGTATTTGGTTGTTCTCACATCTTGTTGCTTTGGTGGCTCTACATAAATTGTATCTGTGAAACAAAGATTATATATTAATGCCACTTACATAGCAAATAGTTTCCCAACGCCTTAGAATAAAGAATCTATTTGTCTGCCTCGTTACTTGTAAGTTAAGTCTATAGACTTTggcacttaaaaaaaccccccaaagaATATTAAGACctatatatttttatgacaGGAGTACAATTTCTCCAGCGTGAATGATCTCTTGTCCACAGCTTTTTCACTCCCCCATCACCTGATCCTTCAAGAAGCTTCCAACACTGGTCTGGTCAGCATGACTAAACCAAGCATCCAGCTAACGTCATAGGGAGACTAAAACCTACACACCTTCACCACTCCTGTTTACTTAATACTGAAACCATGAGAggtaaaaatctgaattttactttcttccttGCTTCCTGCAATCATCTAAATTTGCCTCCTCACTAGCCCTTGACTGAGGAACCCTTCACTTTCACATGCAGAAATACACCAGCATTTCATGAAGCATTTGGTTGTGTTTGCCAAGGCTAAAGTTTTAATGCCAATAAGATTTAAGAGCGCCATTCACCTGAGTTTCAGAAACAGGTGCAAAAGGATTTGTTGGCCTCAGACCAGGCTGTGTATACATCATTGACTGGGGTGCCATCAAAGGAGCAGCTCCAACCTGAGGAGGTACctgtaagaaaaacaaaaaccccacaaaaatatataaaattcaaACTACTTCCACAAGATACATCCTTTTGCATTTTAAGTATAGTAGAAAAGAAACATATAGACACACATAGAATAAAGTCAAAGCCTTTAAAAACTGCTGCTATATCAACCCCAGAGTCACCTCTTTCAATGCATATCAGATTTCACACACTATTGCCAATACATTTAATTTGTAGGATGGTTTGAACATCATACTTCATGACATGAAACCCACTAGTAGAGACAACTCAGCTTTCAGGAATACAAAACAAATCATGCTTCTTACCATTCCATATATAGGCACTTGAGGTGTGGTCAATGGGTATGTGATAGGAGCAGGTACCTTtaataaagaacattttgaattttagaGAAACTCATGCATGCTTAGTAATACATATATACAgaactttgaaaaatacatttttcagtaCTAAAAATAACCAATGTATTTACAAGAAATTCACTTACATATCCAGGATAGTGTACTCCATTCTGGCATAGCAAAAGGATAagatagaaaattatttaataggTATTCATGCTGGAAATTCTAAGGGATGGATTCAAGTCCAATACCATAACAGTTTTTAACTAtgctcattttttaaaacaattaaaatgtgATGAGAAAAAGTGCAAGGACAGTAACATCAGTTATTATGCTTAGAAAGTTACCACTAGTACAACTTACAGCAGAATTAGAAATTTTACTGCACTTAGCCAGATTTGAGTATATTATTTGCACAAGCATGTGTGTGAGAAGCTTTTAGAGGGCATGGCAAGCAATGCTCTTTCTTCCTCCCATTATTAGAGGAGGGCATAGAAAAGAAAGCCAAGAAAGCCAGTGACCATTCAGCTTAATAAGTGAATAGCAACAGATGCTTAGTCAGGTCGATGTTGCCCACATACTAACATCTGATGTCAGCATATATCACaatatgaaagaagaaaaatgaagagcaTTTTAAGCTGTATATCAGGTTATATTCACAGGCACAGCAATGCATGTGCTTCCTAAAGCCAGGCTTTGCTAAGCAGTTCTAATTACACTGAAACCCAAGTGCTGGATGAAACACTTGGCTATGTGAAAGGATGCAGTGGTACATGAATTGGAGGGCTAGTTCTGAGTGCCACAGGCCAGGACACTGAGACCTCTGCAGTTCTGGGGCACAGATTTTAAAGAGGCTCATAGCTGAGCTAGATCTTCACATCAGTAATTGCTGGGAGTTCCAGGAAAATGCATAACCAGACACCTGGCATAAAACAGTCAAATGCTTAGACCTGATGAacacattaaataaaaacatatctTTAAATCCACAGAGAGCAATGGGCACTAGGGCACCCTCTAtgttccagaaataaaaatgcatcagCACTCTAACAACACATTCTAGAGCACCTAGAGGGGATAAAGAGATTGTATGGTCTCAAAAAATCTCACATGAGAGTGCAATACAACTGTGCCCTCCCATCAAactttttaatctca from Catharus ustulatus isolate bCatUst1 chromosome 14, bCatUst1.pri.v2, whole genome shotgun sequence encodes:
- the VBP1 gene encoding prefoldin subunit 3 isoform X5, producing the protein MAAAGGNEAAAAGKRGPLGIPEAAFVEDVDSFMKQPGNETADVVLKKLDEQYQKYKFLELNLAQKKRRLKSQIPEIKQTLEILKHMQKKKDSTHPMETRFLLADNLYCKASVPPTDKVCLWLGANVMLEYDIDEAQALLEKNLSTATKNLDLLEEDLDFLRDQFTTTEVNMARVYNWDVKRRNKQDPSKNKA